One Sulfitobacter sp. M39 genomic window, ACAGATCGGCGCGGCCATCGTTGTTCACATCGGCGAAATTGGCGTGCCATCCGGTAGACGGGCGGCCATCGCCGGGCACATAGGGGCGCTGCGCATAGGTGCCGATGTCATAGGGCGCGCCGCGATAGCTCCCGTCGGCTTGCGCCACCTGCATCAGCTGGTCCCCCATAGAGGTGAGCATCAGCTCGTCTCGTTGGTCGCCGGTCAGGTCACGGCTGGCGATCCCCATCCCCCAAAGCGAGACTTTGACCCAGCCGTCCGCTTCGGTCAGGAACCGCTGTTCGGCGATATCCCACATCTGCTCGGCCCCGCCGGAGACGTAATAGTGTCTATCATTGGAGATTCGCAGCGATCTCAGCCCACGCGCATCCTCTGCGGCAAGCATCGACAGGGCGCAATACCCCGGCGACAGCTCTTGCGCGGTGTAGCGGAGGGAGGTGCCTTGAGTGGGCCTGAGCAGCGTGTTGGTATCACAGGCGCCAAACGGTCCGTCGGGATTGGCGCGGTCAACATAATGGCCGACAGCAAGCGTGGGAAAGGATGCGCCATCCTCCCACCAGGCGGTGAAGGCGGTGGTCCATTGATCGGTTTGCGGGATGCCCCATGCCTCTGTCACATCGGTGAACTGGCACGCCGCGCCGCCCTGAAGTACGCGGTCCGGCCCGACGCGCATGACATATAGATCAAGCAGCCCGTCACCGTTCATATCGACAGGATAGGCCCCCGTGGCCCCCGTAATCTCGGGGTCGATCACAGCCCGTTCAAAGGCGATTTTCCCCGTGTCAGAGACGTTTTTGAGCAGCAATAGCGGCGCGGTGCCGCCTGCGGCTACCAGATCGGGCAGCCCGTCGCCCGAACAGTCGAACGCCGACACACCGCCGCCGACAAAATGTTCCCACCCGCCGGTATAATGATGGTCGGGCAGGCCCGCGCTGATGTCCTGAAACAACGGATCGGCATGGGCAGCAGAGGTAAAGACACAGGCTGCCGCCATCAAACGATGGATCACGCAGCATTCTCCCCCAGCAGGGCGTCGGTCACATCGGACAGGGCCAGTGCGGCGGCCCCTTTCGCCCAGACGGACCCGCCCCAAGCGTGGATATCGACAGGGGTCGGCGCGCGACCTGCGGGTAGGATCATAGAGTTCATCTCGCTTAGTACATCGTCAACGTTCAGATAGTCATAGCGCATCCGTGCCCCGCTGAGAATGATCCGTTCGGGGTCAAACAACTGCACGATATTGGCAAGCCCGACGCTCAGGAACCGTCCGGCGCGATTGAAGATCGCGAGCGCGGCCTCGTTGCCTGCGTTCGCTTCGTCATACAGGGTTTCGATCATCGACACGGCAGAGCTTTCGGCGCGCGGGTCCCGTTCAAACGCGGTACCTGCCTCGCGGATAATGGCGTAATCGGCGACATAGGCCTCAAGACAGCCGCGCTGCCCGCAACGGCACAGGGCACCGTCCAGCTGCACCTTGGTGTGCCCCAGCTCCATCCCCGGGCCAAGGGCGCCGCGAAACAGCCGGTTGTTCAGAACCAGCCCCATGCCGACGCCGCGTTCAATGGTCACCACGGCAAAGTTGGAAATCCCCCGACCGGCCCCGAACCACAGTTCGGCCAACGTCAGCAGGTTGGTGTCGTTGTCCAAGGACACCGGCAGCCCCAGCGTTTTCGACAGCAGATCGCGCAGCGGCATATCCGTGTCCAGCATCACCGGCGACCATTTCACGATCCCGAGGCTCGCATCCACCAGCCCGGGCAGGCCTATTCCCACGGCGCTGATGTCGGACATCACGCGCCCCGATTTCTGCAACAGCCTGTCCATGAGCGAGCTGACTTCGGTCAACATATCCTCGGTAGACTGACGCAGCGACGCACTGGCGACATGGGCCTCTGCGATGATCGTACCCGCAAGGTCCAGCAAAACCGCGGTATGGCGTTCGTCCGACAGCTTCATGCCCACGACGAAACGGCTTTGCGGTGCGACCCGCAGGGCAATGGGCGGGCGGCCACGGCTGGGGCCGCGCTGGCTGTCCTCTACCTCTTGCAGCAGACCGCGCGCGATCAGATCAGAGGTGATGGTGGTCACCGACCCGGGGCTAATGTTGAGCTTGCGCGCCACATCCATGCGCGGCATCTGCCCGTTCGCGCGGACCTGTTCAAACACCTGTTGGCGCAGCGGGCGTGTATCATCCTGCGGCAAGGCCAGCAGCGGGCCACAGCCTGAAGACACAAGTTTTGACCCCTCCGACCCAAGGTCGCGAATTAGTTCGCTCGCCAAACTTTATCCTCCCGATGTATTTTGAAATTCCCCTGCAACAGGTTAATCCCTCTGTCTCCCATAGGAAATAAGCCGTGTTTTGCCGATCTGTGTCAAATTCTTTGTGTCATAATGTAAAATTTATTTTGACAACTGAATTAAAGTGCGCAACCTCATACTACGACGTCACCGATGCCACCAAGGACATCGGATCATTTCATCTGGGAGGAAAGAAATGCGTAAACTCTTTATGGCAGCGGCCGTCGCCACTGCTGGCTTCACTCAGACCGCAGCAGCCGAGGATATCACCGTCGGCGTGAGCTGGTCGAACTTCCAAGAAGAGCGCTGGAAAACAGACGAGGCCGCAATCAAGGCCGCGCTGGACGCTGCCGGTGCGAAATATGTCAGCGCCGATGCGCAATCGTCGTCGGCCAAGCAGTTGTCAGATGTGGAAAGCCTGATCGCCCAAGGCGTTGATGCGCTGATCATCCTTGCCCAAGACAGCCAGGCCATCGGCCCCGCAATCACCGCAGCCGCGGACGAAGGTATTCCGGTAGTAGGCTATGACCGCCTGATCGAAGACCCCCGCGCCTTTTACCTGACCTTCGACAACGTCGAGGTGGGCCGTATGCAAGCGCGTGCCGTGCTAGAAGCGATGCCAAAGGGCAACTATGTGATGATCAAGGGCTCGCCCACGGATCCGAACGCCGACTTCCTGCGCGGCGGCCAGCAAGAAGTGCTGCAATCCGCGATTGATGCAGGCGATATCACCATCGTTGCCGAAGCCTATACCGACGGCTGGCTGCCCGCCAACGCACAGCGCAACATGGAGCAGATCCTGACCGCGCAAGACAACAATGTTGATGCGGTTGTTGCGTCGAACGACGGGACAGCAGGCGGTGCCGTTGCCGCGCTGACCGCGCAAGGCATGGAAGGCACGCCCGTGTCCGGCCAGGACGGCGACCACGCGGCGCTGAACCGTGTTGCCAAGGGCACGCAGACCGTCAGCGTCTGGAAAGACGCCCGTGATCTGGGCAAGAACGCCGCCGAAATCGCTGTTGCCCTTGCCGGCGGCACCGAGATGGCAGACGTGGACGGCGCGCAGGAATGGACATCCCCTGCGGGCACAGCCTTGTCGGCCAAGTTTCTGGCCCCCGTGCCTGTCACCATCGACAACCTGAACGCGGTTCTGGACGCTGGCTGGATTTCGAAAGAAGCCCTGTGCCAGGGCGTGACAGACGTCGCGGCCTGTAACTAAGACCAAAACGCACACCCCGCCCCCTGATGCGGGGTGTGCCACCCGTTTGCTTCAGCCCGGCTGCCGCGCTTTGCGGCCCCGCTGATTGACATTGCGACCCAATCCGGAAGCCAATCACATGACAGATACGACCACCGAAACCGGGGCAGATGTACATCCGTCGCCGACAGCGCCCAAGCGCTCTTTTCTTAGCCAGCTCGAAATCGATACCCGTCTGTTAGGGATGATCGGTGCGTTCATTCTGGTCTGCCTCGTGTTCAACGTGCTGACCGACGGGCGCTTTCTGACGCCGCGCAATATTTTCAACCTTACGATCCAGACGGTCAGCGTTGCCATTATGGCGACCGGTATGGTCTTCGTGATCGTGACTCGTCACATCGACCTGTCTGTCGGTGCGATGCTGGCCACCTGCTCTGCCGCGATGGCGATGACCCAGACCGATATCCTGCCGCGTATGCTGGGCATGGGGCTGGGGCATCCGATGATCCCGTGGATCGCCATCGTCGTCGGCCTGCTGTTTGGCACCATCATCGGCGCGTTTCAGGGCTGGCTGATCGGGTTCCTCACGATTCCTGCCTTTATCGTGACCTTGGGCGGGCTGCTGATCTGGCGCAACGTGGCGTGGTATATGACTGACGGCCAGACCATCGGGCCGCTGGATGAAACCTTCCGCAAGTTCGGCGGGATCAACGGTACCTTGGGCGAGACATGGTCTTGGGTCGTCGGGCTAATCGCCGTGGTTCTGGCGCTTTGGGCGCTGTGGTCATCGCGCCGCAACAAGGTCACCCACGGGTTTCACGTGAAACCGTTTTGGGCCGAGGTGCTGGTCGGTCTGATCATCGCCGTGGGCATTCTGGGCTTTGTCGCGATCCTGAACGCCTACGAGGTTCCGACCGCGCGTCTGATGCGCGAATTCAAGGCCCGTGGCGATGTGATGCCCGAAGGCTATACCGCGTCGTACGGTATCCCCTATTCGGTGCTGCTGCTGATCGCGCTGGCGATTGGCATGACCGTGATGGCAAAACGCACGCGGCTGGGGCGCTATATCTTTGCCACGGGCGGTAACCCCGACGCGGCAGAGCTGTCGGGCATCAACACCCGCCTGCTGACGGTCAAGGTCTTTGCCCTGATGGGGGCCTTGGTGGCGCTGTCCGCGGTTGTTGCCTCTGCCCGTTTGACCAACCACTCGAACGACATCGGCACCTTGGACGAACTGCGTGTTATCGCGGCGGCTGTCATCGGCGGCACGGCTCTGGCAGGCGGTATAGGGACAATCCACGGGGCCATTCTGGGTGCCTTGATCATGCAATCGCTGCAATCGGGCATGGCTATGGTGGGCGTTGACGCACCGCTGCAAAACATCGTCGTCGGTGCGGTTCTTGTCTTCGCCGTCTGGATCGACATCGTCTATCGCCGCCGTATGGGAGGGAAATCATGACACCGCTTGTAGAGCTCAAGAATATCTCGCTGTCCTTCGGGGGGGTGCGTGCCGTCGATAACGTGTCGCTGGACCTGTATCCGGGCGAGGTCGTCGGCCTGTTGGGGCACAATGGCGCGGGGAAATCCACGCTGATCAAGATCCTTGCCGGTGCCTATCAGATGGACGAGGGCGAAATCTGGATCGAGGGCAAGAAAGCCAGCATCCATTCGCCCCGTGACGCCCGCCGCCACAACATCGAAACCATCTACCAGACACTGGCGCTGGCCGATAACCTTGATGCGCCCAGCAACCTGTTTCTGGGGCGCGAGCTAACCAATAAACTCGGCCTCGTGGATGACGCGCGGATGGAGGCAGAGACCCGCAAGATCATGGCGCGGCTCAACCCCAATTTTAAGAAGATAAGTGAGCCTGTTTCAGCGCTTTCGGGCGGTCAGCGGCAATCGGTTGCGATTGCCCGCGCGGTCTATTTCAACGCCAAGATCCTGATCATGGACGAACCGACCGCCGCCCTTGGGGTGCATGAAAGCAAGATGGTTGCCGATCTGATCAAAGAACTGAAGGCCCAAGGGCTTGGCATCTTCCTGATCAGCCACGACACCCGCGAGATGCTGGATCTGTGCGACCGTGTGTCGGTGATGAAAAACGGCGCGCTGATCGGCACCGAGAAGGTGGGCGACGTGACCGAGGATGACATCCTGAGCATGATCATCATGGGCAAGGCGCGCGACGCCGCATAGGTGCTGACAAAGGGGAAAACCATGTTTCTGGGGCTTGATCTGGGCACCTCTGGGCTGAAGGCCCTGCTGGTGGACGACGCCGAAAACATCATCGCGGAAAGCGTGGTGCCCTTGCAGGTGTCGCGCCCCCACGACGGCTGGGTCGAACAGGACCCGCGCGATTGGTTCACCGCCTGCGCCGATGCGATTGCGGGGCTGGGGGTTGATCTATCCGCGGTGCAGGGTATCGGGCTGAGCGGGCATATGCATGGCGCGACCCTGCTGGATGCCGCGGCCACACCGCTACGCCCCTGTATGCTGTGGAACGACACGCGCGCCGCAGCACAGGCCGCTGCGATGGATGCTGATCCGATCTGGCGCTCGGTCACGGGCAACATCGTGTTCCCCGGTTTCACCGCGCCCAAACTCGCATGGGTGCGCGACCATGAACCCGATATTTTCGCGCGGATCGACAAGGTGCTGCTGCCCAAGGACGCGCTGCGCTTCTGGCTGACCGGCGACGCGGTATCAGAGATGTCGGATGCCGCAGGCACAAGCTGGCTGGATACCGGCGCGCGCGACTGGTCCGACGCCTTGCTGGAACGGTCCGGCCTGACGCGGGCGCAGATGCCTTCGTTGGTCGAAGGATCGCAGGTGTCAGGGCATCTAAGTGGCTCTATCGCGGGACAACTGGGCCTGCCAGCGGGGATCCCCGTTGCAGGGGGCGGCGGCGATAATGCTGCGTCGGCCATCGGAATGGGTGTGGTGAAACCGGGTCAGGCGTTTGTCTCACTTGGCACCTCGGGCGTGCTGTTTGCCGCAACGCCGGGCTATGCCGCGGCACCTGAAAGCGCGCTGCACAGCTTTTGCCACGCGCTGCCGGACCTGTGGCACCAGATGGGGGTGATCCTGTCGGCCACGGATTCGCTGAATTGGCTGGCCGGTGTGTTGAACGAGGACGCGCGGACGCTCACCTCTGATCTGGGCGCGCTACAGGCCCCCGGCCGCACGATCTTTATGCCTTACCTGGGGGGCGAGCGGACGCCCCATAACGACGCCAATATCCGTGGCGGCTTCCTGCATCTGGCTCATAACACCGACCGCGCCGCCATGACCCGCGCGGTGCTGGAAGGGGTCACCCACGCCCTGCGCGATAGTTTCGACGCGATGCAGCAAACCGGCACGCGGATCGACAGTCTGATCGCCGTCGGTGGCGGGTCGCGATCCGACTATTGGCTGTCGGCTATCGCCACATCCCTGAACATGCCGATCCAGCTGCCCGCCGCGGGTGACTTTGGCGGTGCCCTTGGGGCCGCGCGCTTGGGTCGTATGGCTGCCACCGGCGCCGGGGCCGAGATCGCCGTGCCGCCCCCCATTTCCCGCGTGATAGAGCCTGTTCCGGCCCTGGTAGGCGCCTTTTCAGAGGCCCACGCCCGATATTCAGACACGTATAGCGCCGTAAAACATTTGCGCTAAGACAAGAAGGACCATCCCCATGACCAGCTTTTTCGACGGCATCCCGACGATCTCTTACGACCCGCAAGCGGACCACGATTTCGCCTATCGCAGCTATAATCCCGACGAGATGCTGATGGGCAAGACGATGGCAGAGCATTTGCGCTTTGCCGTTGCCTATTGGCACAGTTTCGCATGGGAAGGCGGCGACCCCTTTGGCGGCCAGACCTTCCTGCGCCCGTGGTTTGACACCACGATGGACGCCGCCCGCGCCAAGGCTGACACCGCGTTTGATATGTTCAATATCCTCGGTCAGCCGTATTTCTGCTTCCACGACGCCGATGTCCGCCCCGAGGGCGATACCTTTGCCGAAAGCACCGCGCGGCTGCACGAGATCACCGATTACTTTGGCGAGAAGATGGAGCAGACGGGCACCAAGCTGCTTTGGGGCACGGCCAACCTGTTTTCGAACCGCCGCTATATGTCGGGTGCCGCCACAAACCCCGACCCCGATATCTTTGCCTATGCCGCCGCGACGGTGAAGGAATGTATCGACGTCACCCATAAGCTGGGCGGCGAGAACTATGTGCTGTGGGGCGGGCGCGAAGGCTATGAAACGCTGCTGAACACCGACCTGAAACGCGAACGCGAACAGGCGGGGCGTTTCTTGCAGATGTCGGTCGACTACGCCCGCAAGATCGGCTTCAAAGGCGCTATCTTGATCGAGCCTAAACCGCAGGAACCGACCAAACACCAGTATGATTACGACGTGGCCACCGTCTATGGCTTCCTCAAGGATTATGGTCTTGAGAACGAGGTGAAGGTGAACATCGAACAGGGTCACGCCATTCTTGCCGGGCATTCCTTCGAACACGAATTGGCGATGGCCTCGGCGCTTGGGATTTTCGGGTCGATCGACATGAACCGCAACGACTACCAATCAGGCTGGGACACCGACCAATTCCCCAATTCCGTCCCCGAAGTCGCGCTGGCCTATTACGAAGTGCTGAAAGCGGGCGGTTTCACCACCGGCGGCACCAACTTTGACGCGAAACTGCGCCGCCAGTCGCTGGACGCCGAAGATCTGATCCTTGCCCATGTTGGTGCGATGGATGTCTGTGCCAAGGGCCTGAAAGCCGCCGCTGCGATGCTGGAGGGTGGCAAGCTCGAAGCGGCGCGTGACGCGCGCTATGCCGGTTGGGGCTCTGAACGCGGCCAAGGCCTGCTAAACAGCGATCTGGAGACGATCAACGCGCAGGTCAAAGCCGACGCGCTGAACCCGCAGCCCGCCTCGGGCCGTCAGGAAGCGCTGGAAAATCTGGTAAACCGCTATCTTTAAGCTGTTACATGGCGCTGCTAGGGGTCTAGGCTGACCGATAGGGGGGCCAAGATGTTCAAACGCTACGCCATTTACTATACGCCGCCGCCGGGGGATTTCGCCCGGCGGGGCGCGGCCTGGTTGGGATGGGATGTGCAGGCGGGCGAAGCTGTGGCACATCCCGATATCGAGGGGCTTGATATTGCCAAGCTGACCCAACGACCACGCAAATACGGGCTACACGGGACGGTCAAGGCGCCGTTCTTTCTGGCCGATGCCACCAGCGCGGCACAGCTGACCGAAGGCCTCGCCGCCTTTTGCAAAGGACAAGCGCCGGTGCAGTTGGACGGGCTGGCGCTGTCGCAGATCGGGCGGTTTCTGGCGCTGGTGCCACAAGGAGACACGACCGCGCTTGGCAGTCTTGCGGCCTCTGCCAATGTGGTGCTGGACGCCTTCCGCGCGCCGCTGTCAGAGGCGGAGTTTACGCGCAAGAACGCTCCCTATCTGACCGATCAGCAGCGGATTTACCTCAAAACCTACGGATACCCCCATATTATGGAGTATTTCCGCTTTCACATCACCCTCACCGGACCGCTTGCGCCCGATCAGATCGATCCCGTGAAAACGGCTCTGCATCGCTATTTAGGGTCGGATACCCCTGCCCCCTTCACCATCGATAGTCTGACGCTTTGTGGCGAGGATGCCCAGGGGCATTTTCACGAGGTCGAACGCTTCGCGCTTGGCACGTGATCTACGAAAAACGCCGCCCTACATCCCTGCAAGGCGGCGTTTTGTAAGGCGGTATGAACCGGCTTAGTAGCGGTAGTGTTCCGGCTTGAACGGGCCTTCGGGTGTGACGCCGATATAAGCGGCTTGTTCGCTGCTCAGCTGGGTCAGTTTCACGCCGATACGATCAAGGTGCAAACGGGCGACTTTCTCGTCCAGATGCTTGGGCAGGATATAGACCTTGTTCTCGTATTTGCCGGTGTTTTCCCACAGTTCGATCTGCGCCAGCACCTGGTTGGTGAAAGACGCGGACATGACGAAGGACGGGTGACCGGTCGCGTTGCCAAGGTTCAGCAGACGGCCTTCGGACAGCAGGATCAGACGGTTGCCCGAAGGCATCTCGATCATGTCGACCTGTTCCTTGATGTTGGTCCACTTGTGGTTCTTGAGCGCGGCAACCTGGATTTCATTGTCAAAGTGGCCGATGTTGCCGACGATCGCCATATCCTTCATCTCGCGCATATGCTCGATGCGGATCACGTCCTTGTTGCCGGTGGTGGTGATGAAGATGTCGGCGCTGTCCAGCACGTCTTCCAGCAGGACAACCTCGAACCCGTCCATCGCGGCTTGCAGCGCGCAGATCGGGTCAGCTTCGGTCACTTTCACGCGGGCACCGGCACCGGCCAGCGATGCGGCAGAGCCCTTGCCAACGTCGCCATAGCCACAGACGACAGCGACCTTACCGGCCATCATCACGTCTGTCGCGCGACGGATACCGTCGACCAGCGATTCACGGCAGCCGTATTTATTGTCGAACTTGGACTTGGTGACGCTGTCGTTGACGTTGATCGCGGGGAAGGGCAGCTGGCCTTGCTTCACCAGATCATACAGACGGTGGACGCCTGTGGTGGTTTCCTCGGACACGCCCTTGATCTGGTCGCGCATCTTGGTGAACCAGCCGGGGGATTGCTCCATCCGCTTTTGGATCTGCGCCTTGATCGCGACTTCTTCTTCCGACGATGGCACGGGGATCACGTCTTCGCCAGCCTCGGCACGGGCCCCCAGCAGGATGTACAGGGTCGCATCGCCGCCATCATCAAGGATCAGGTTCGGGCCTTCGGGGAACTGAAAGGATTTATCCAGGTAATCCCAATGCTCTTCCAGCGATTGCCCCTTGATCGCGAAAACAGGCGTGCCGCCTTCGGCAATCGCCGCCGCCGCGTGATCCTGGGTAGAGAAGATGTTGCACGACGCCCAACGCACATCAGCCCCCAGTGCGACAAGCGTTTCGATCAGAACAGCGGTCTGGATCGTCATGTGCAGCGAGCCCACGATGCGCGAACCGGACAGCGGTTTGCTGTCGCCATATTCCGCGCGCAAGGCCATCAGGCCGGGCATTTCGGTTTCTGCGATATCAAGTTCCTTGCGGCCATAGGCGGCAAGGCTAATGTCTTTAACGATGTAATCGTTGGCCATCGGGGCATCCCTTTTCAAAAGATCGGCTATGTATCGTATATTTGAAAAGGGCCGTAGCACTTTGATGCGGTGATCTCAACGGTGGCGGTCAAGCGTCACACGAAACGGTTACTCTGCCGAAGCGACGATCATCTCGTCCGTGGTCATCCCCGCCATCCAGTTGGCCCCCTGCGCGGTGACGCAGGCCATCCCGTTCGACAGGGTCTTTACAGCAGACCATGTGCCTGTGTCATTCGAGGCCCAGATTTGGACCGCGCCGTCGTCCTGGCCTTCAACCGGTGTTTCGCCGTACCAATCCACCAGAGACGCCTTAAGCTCTTGCGCGGACATGCAGACATCGTTTGCCATTGCAGGTGCGGCCACGGTCCCGAGGCCAAGTGCGAGTGTAAGAGCGGAAATAACAGGTTTCATGATCGTCTCCTTCGTGGGAAGAACACGGCGAAACCCGCAAATGTTCCACGTGTCAAAGGCAGAGCAATAGAATGGCGCAGCAATCCCGTGCATGGCAACGTATGTTATCCGGCCGCAGGCTTGACCTGCTGGACCCGACGCCGGTCGATATAGAGATCGAGGATATCGCCCATGGGCTGGCCTTTGTCGCGCGGTGGAACGGGCAAACGCGGGGGGATTTTGCCTATTCCGTGGCCGAACATTCGCTGCTTGTCGAAACGATTTATGGCCGGATGAACCCGAAGGCCCCGACGAAGTGGCGGTTGGCCGCGCTGCTGCATGATGCACCGGAATATGTGATCGGCGATATGATCTCTCCGGTGAAGGCGGCGGTCGGGCCGGAATATGGTGCGCTGGATGACCGGTTGATGTCCGCGATCCACATCCGCTTTGGCCTGCCTGCGGCGCTGCCGAAATCGGTCAAGCAGCAGATCAAGCGCGCCGATAAGGTCAGCGCCTGGATGGAGGCGACGCAGATCGCCGGGTTCTCGGAGGCCGAGGCGTCCAAGTTCTTTGGCCGGCCCAAGCCCGATCTGATGGAGGGGCTGTCGATCATGCTGCGCCCGCCGGTGGAAACGCGCAATGACTTCACCGCGCGGCATCTGGATTTGCTGGGCGCGCTGTGATGGTCAAGGTCCGCCCGCCAATCGCGCTGGATGCCGGCAATATGGCACAGCTCCTGAACGAGATCATCACCATCGGGGGCACCACCGCGATGACCCGCCCTGTCACCGGCAAGGATCTGACCGAATGGATGTCCAGCAACGCCGATCAAAGCGCGTGGCATGTGGCGCTGGACGATCACGAAAACGTCGTGGGGTTCCAGTGGATCAACCCGCACCCCGATCTGCCGCCCGAGGCCTGCGACATCGCGAGCTTTGTGCAGGTTGGTCGTACCGGCCTTGGCATCGGGTCAGCGCTGTTTGATGCCACCGCGCAGGCAGCGGCACGGCTGGGCTACGTCTGGATCAACGCCACGATCCGCGCCGACAACCACGGCGGGCTAACCTATTACCAAAGCCGCGGGTTTCGCGACTGGCATTATGACGAGGGGGTCTCGCTTGCCTCGGGTCAGGTCGTGGACAAGATCAGCAAACGCTACGACGTCTAGCGCGTTACTGCGGGGACCGTTTTGCCAAGATGCGCTGCAAGGTCCGGCGGTGCATGTTCAGCCGCCGCGCGGTTTCGGACACGTTTCTATCGCAAAGCTCGTAGACACGCTGGATATGTTCCCACCGCACACGATCCGCGCTCATGGGGTTTTCCGGTGGTGGCGGCATGTCATCACCCGTAGCCAGCAGCGCGTTCACGATGTCATTGGCATCAGCGGGTTTTGACAGGTAATCCGTCGCACCGATCTTGACCGCGGCGACGGCGGTGGCGATGGCACCGTAGCCGGTCAGCACCACAACCCGCGCATCGGGGCGTTTGTCGCGCAGCACCTCGACCACATCCAGCCCGTTGCCGTCCTGCAACCGCAGATCGACCACCGCATAGGCCGCGGGGCGCGCGGTCGCGATGGCCACACCGGCGGCGACGGAACCGGCGGTTTCTACGTCAAAGCCGCGCTTCTCCATCGCCTTGGCAAGGCGTCGCAGAAACGGTTCGTCATCATCCACCAGAAGGAGGGACCGATCCTCGCCGAGATCAAGCGCATTTTCCTGAACCATATC contains:
- the xylB gene encoding xylulokinase, producing MFLGLDLGTSGLKALLVDDAENIIAESVVPLQVSRPHDGWVEQDPRDWFTACADAIAGLGVDLSAVQGIGLSGHMHGATLLDAAATPLRPCMLWNDTRAAAQAAAMDADPIWRSVTGNIVFPGFTAPKLAWVRDHEPDIFARIDKVLLPKDALRFWLTGDAVSEMSDAAGTSWLDTGARDWSDALLERSGLTRAQMPSLVEGSQVSGHLSGSIAGQLGLPAGIPVAGGGGDNAASAIGMGVVKPGQAFVSLGTSGVLFAATPGYAAAPESALHSFCHALPDLWHQMGVILSATDSLNWLAGVLNEDARTLTSDLGALQAPGRTIFMPYLGGERTPHNDANIRGGFLHLAHNTDRAAMTRAVLEGVTHALRDSFDAMQQTGTRIDSLIAVGGGSRSDYWLSAIATSLNMPIQLPAAGDFGGALGAARLGRMAATGAGAEIAVPPPISRVIEPVPALVGAFSEAHARYSDTYSAVKHLR
- a CDS encoding ATP-binding cassette domain-containing protein, giving the protein MTPLVELKNISLSFGGVRAVDNVSLDLYPGEVVGLLGHNGAGKSTLIKILAGAYQMDEGEIWIEGKKASIHSPRDARRHNIETIYQTLALADNLDAPSNLFLGRELTNKLGLVDDARMEAETRKIMARLNPNFKKISEPVSALSGGQRQSVAIARAVYFNAKILIMDEPTAALGVHESKMVADLIKELKAQGLGIFLISHDTREMLDLCDRVSVMKNGALIGTEKVGDVTEDDILSMIIMGKARDAA
- the xylF gene encoding D-xylose ABC transporter substrate-binding protein — its product is MRKLFMAAAVATAGFTQTAAAEDITVGVSWSNFQEERWKTDEAAIKAALDAAGAKYVSADAQSSSAKQLSDVESLIAQGVDALIILAQDSQAIGPAITAAADEGIPVVGYDRLIEDPRAFYLTFDNVEVGRMQARAVLEAMPKGNYVMIKGSPTDPNADFLRGGQQEVLQSAIDAGDITIVAEAYTDGWLPANAQRNMEQILTAQDNNVDAVVASNDGTAGGAVAALTAQGMEGTPVSGQDGDHAALNRVAKGTQTVSVWKDARDLGKNAAEIAVALAGGTEMADVDGAQEWTSPAGTALSAKFLAPVPVTIDNLNAVLDAGWISKEALCQGVTDVAACN
- a CDS encoding CRTAC1 family protein, whose product is MAAACVFTSAAHADPLFQDISAGLPDHHYTGGWEHFVGGGVSAFDCSGDGLPDLVAAGGTAPLLLLKNVSDTGKIAFERAVIDPEITGATGAYPVDMNGDGLLDLYVMRVGPDRVLQGGAACQFTDVTEAWGIPQTDQWTTAFTAWWEDGASFPTLAVGHYVDRANPDGPFGACDTNTLLRPTQGTSLRYTAQELSPGYCALSMLAAEDARGLRSLRISNDRHYYVSGGAEQMWDIAEQRFLTEADGWVKVSLWGMGIASRDLTGDQRDELMLTSMGDQLMQVAQADGSYRGAPYDIGTYAQRPYVPGDGRPSTGWHANFADVNNDGRADLFIAKGNVDQMPGMAMRDPNNLLIQGEDGRFTEVGDTAGVADIARSRGAALADFDGDGLLDLAVVNRRAPMRMYRNVTPEAGRFVRIAVRGAGGNRFAVGARVIVTVGDAVQSQQVTLGGGHAGAVLAPLHFGIGDAAEATVQVRWPDGTQSDPMHMTAGDQITVTQPD
- the xylA gene encoding xylose isomerase — encoded protein: MTSFFDGIPTISYDPQADHDFAYRSYNPDEMLMGKTMAEHLRFAVAYWHSFAWEGGDPFGGQTFLRPWFDTTMDAARAKADTAFDMFNILGQPYFCFHDADVRPEGDTFAESTARLHEITDYFGEKMEQTGTKLLWGTANLFSNRRYMSGAATNPDPDIFAYAAATVKECIDVTHKLGGENYVLWGGREGYETLLNTDLKREREQAGRFLQMSVDYARKIGFKGAILIEPKPQEPTKHQYDYDVATVYGFLKDYGLENEVKVNIEQGHAILAGHSFEHELAMASALGIFGSIDMNRNDYQSGWDTDQFPNSVPEVALAYYEVLKAGGFTTGGTNFDAKLRRQSLDAEDLILAHVGAMDVCAKGLKAAAAMLEGGKLEAARDARYAGWGSERGQGLLNSDLETINAQVKADALNPQPASGRQEALENLVNRYL
- a CDS encoding ROK family protein yields the protein MSSGCGPLLALPQDDTRPLRQQVFEQVRANGQMPRMDVARKLNISPGSVTTITSDLIARGLLQEVEDSQRGPSRGRPPIALRVAPQSRFVVGMKLSDERHTAVLLDLAGTIIAEAHVASASLRQSTEDMLTEVSSLMDRLLQKSGRVMSDISAVGIGLPGLVDASLGIVKWSPVMLDTDMPLRDLLSKTLGLPVSLDNDTNLLTLAELWFGAGRGISNFAVVTIERGVGMGLVLNNRLFRGALGPGMELGHTKVQLDGALCRCGQRGCLEAYVADYAIIREAGTAFERDPRAESSAVSMIETLYDEANAGNEAALAIFNRAGRFLSVGLANIVQLFDPERIILSGARMRYDYLNVDDVLSEMNSMILPAGRAPTPVDIHAWGGSVWAKGAAALALSDVTDALLGENAA
- a CDS encoding sugar ABC transporter permease, producing MTDTTTETGADVHPSPTAPKRSFLSQLEIDTRLLGMIGAFILVCLVFNVLTDGRFLTPRNIFNLTIQTVSVAIMATGMVFVIVTRHIDLSVGAMLATCSAAMAMTQTDILPRMLGMGLGHPMIPWIAIVVGLLFGTIIGAFQGWLIGFLTIPAFIVTLGGLLIWRNVAWYMTDGQTIGPLDETFRKFGGINGTLGETWSWVVGLIAVVLALWALWSSRRNKVTHGFHVKPFWAEVLVGLIIAVGILGFVAILNAYEVPTARLMREFKARGDVMPEGYTASYGIPYSVLLLIALAIGMTVMAKRTRLGRYIFATGGNPDAAELSGINTRLLTVKVFALMGALVALSAVVASARLTNHSNDIGTLDELRVIAAAVIGGTALAGGIGTIHGAILGALIMQSLQSGMAMVGVDAPLQNIVVGAVLVFAVWIDIVYRRRMGGKS